The proteins below are encoded in one region of Candidatus Methylomirabilota bacterium:
- a CDS encoding class I SAM-dependent methyltransferase, protein MKAYYHARAREYDDWWLGRGLFAGRKRPGWEDELEVLASVLRGLPAARTLDIACGTGFLTRHLAGEVIGLDQSDAMLVLARQQAPRAGFVLADALALPFAARSFDRVFTSFFYCHLVEAERLRFLAEARRVAGEVVVVGSRPGGTEQRARWEERTLADGSRWSVYKRVFEKDELFAELGGGRLVHEGRWFVAVSV, encoded by the coding sequence GTGAAGGCCTATTACCACGCGAGGGCCCGTGAGTACGACGACTGGTGGCTGGGCCGAGGCCTCTTCGCGGGCAGGAAGCGGCCGGGGTGGGAAGACGAGCTCGAGGTGCTCGCCTCCGTACTCCGCGGTCTCCCCGCGGCGCGAACGCTCGACATCGCCTGCGGAACCGGTTTCCTGACCCGCCACCTGGCCGGCGAGGTGATCGGGCTCGACCAGAGCGATGCCATGCTCGTCCTCGCGCGGCAGCAGGCGCCGCGTGCCGGATTCGTCCTCGCCGACGCGCTCGCGCTGCCCTTCGCGGCGCGAAGCTTCGATCGCGTCTTCACGAGCTTCTTCTACTGCCACCTCGTCGAGGCGGAACGGCTCCGCTTTCTCGCCGAGGCGCGGCGCGTGGCCGGGGAGGTCGTGGTGGTGGGCAGCCGGCCTGGCGGCACCGAGCAACGCGCACGCTGGGAAGAGCGCACGCTCGCCGACGGCTCGCGCTGGAGCGTGTACAAGCGCGTGTTCGAGAAGGATGAGCTCTTCGCCGAGCTCGGGGGCGGTCGCCTCGTCCACGAGGGCCGGTGGTTCGTGGCCGTCTCCGTCTGA
- a CDS encoding isocitrate lyase/PEP mutase family protein yields the protein MRTTTRLRQMLSQPGIIVAPGAYDGFSARLIEAAGFSCVYMTGAGTAASHLGQPDLGLATLTEMANHASHLASCVTLPIIADADTGYGNVLNVVRTVREYERAGVAGLHIEDQVAPKKCGHIAGKQIIPAQEFCDKIRAAAEYRTDADFVIIARTDARAVTSLDDAIERGNRAAEAGADVIFVEAPQTDDEIQRVAREVKAPLLANMVQGGRTPAVKTAELERLGFKIVIFPAVCMAAAVPAMEQSLQRLKETGTDWHDGPVLSPMDIFRRVGFDWWQQIEEKFAPRS from the coding sequence ATGCGGACCACCACGCGTCTTCGCCAGATGCTCAGCCAACCCGGCATCATCGTCGCCCCGGGCGCCTACGATGGCTTCTCGGCGCGGCTCATCGAAGCGGCCGGCTTCTCGTGCGTTTACATGACCGGCGCGGGCACGGCGGCCTCGCATCTGGGCCAGCCCGATCTCGGGCTCGCCACGCTCACCGAGATGGCCAATCACGCCTCGCATCTGGCTTCCTGCGTGACGCTGCCCATCATCGCGGATGCCGACACGGGCTATGGCAATGTGCTGAACGTGGTGCGGACCGTGCGGGAATACGAGCGGGCCGGCGTGGCGGGGCTGCACATCGAGGATCAGGTGGCGCCGAAGAAGTGCGGCCACATCGCGGGCAAGCAGATCATTCCCGCGCAGGAGTTCTGCGACAAGATCCGCGCGGCGGCCGAGTACCGTACCGATGCCGACTTCGTCATCATCGCGCGCACGGACGCTCGGGCCGTGACGAGCCTGGACGACGCCATCGAGCGCGGCAATCGCGCCGCGGAGGCCGGCGCGGATGTCATCTTCGTCGAGGCGCCCCAGACGGACGACGAGATCCAGCGCGTGGCGCGCGAGGTCAAGGCGCCGCTCCTGGCGAATATGGTCCAGGGGGGTCGGACGCCCGCCGTCAAGACGGCAGAGCTCGAACGACTCGGCTTCAAGATCGTGATCTTCCCCGCGGTGTGCATGGCGGCGGCGGTTCCCGCCATGGAGCAATCGCTTCAGCGCCTGAAGGAGACGGGCACGGACTGGCACGATGGGCCCGTGCTCTCGCCCATGGACATCTTCCGCCGGGTCGGGTTCGACTGGTGGCAGCAGATCGAGGAGAAGTTCGCGCCCCGGTCGTGA
- a CDS encoding flavin reductase family protein — protein sequence MDANVKKSVLRMIPYGLFVLTAKGKDDAVAAGTVNWVTQASFAPPLIVVGVKTDSHAHAAIKHSQAFALNVLGKDQGPMAFTFFKPAALEGQTISGEPFRWGTTGAPILERTPAAIECRLVDSVERGDHSIFVGEVVEVSQTKAPEGRADDATLWLKDLGPSIFYGG from the coding sequence ATGGATGCCAATGTGAAGAAGAGCGTGCTGCGGATGATCCCCTACGGACTCTTTGTGCTGACCGCGAAGGGGAAGGACGACGCGGTGGCGGCCGGGACGGTGAACTGGGTGACCCAGGCCTCTTTCGCGCCCCCGCTCATCGTCGTGGGTGTGAAGACGGACTCACACGCGCATGCCGCCATCAAGCACTCGCAGGCCTTCGCGCTCAATGTGCTCGGCAAGGACCAGGGGCCCATGGCCTTCACCTTCTTCAAGCCCGCCGCCCTCGAGGGCCAGACCATCTCGGGCGAGCCGTTCCGGTGGGGGACGACGGGCGCGCCCATCCTGGAGCGGACGCCGGCGGCCATCGAGTGCCGGCTGGTGGACAGCGTCGAGCGCGGCGATCACTCGATCTTCGTGGGCGAAGTGGTCGAGGTGTCGCAGACCAAGGCGCCCGAAGGCCGGGCCGACGATGCCACCCTCTGGCTGAAGGACCTGGGGCCGAGCATCTTCTATGGGGGCTAG
- a CDS encoding maleylpyruvate isomerase N-terminal domain-containing protein has product MAIPREEEDIMSTDRTYVTQNDAERSRLRSLVARLSDADLARPMPAGWTVAAVLAHLAFWDQRILVLLEQWEHSPSASPPLENAADVDWINDATKPLFLALTPRRAAEVAVGIAEAVDRKVAALSDDFLARNKAAGSPLNMVRAEHRREHLQEIEQIFG; this is encoded by the coding sequence ATGGCCATCCCGCGCGAGGAGGAGGACATCATGAGCACTGATCGCACCTACGTCACCCAGAACGATGCGGAGCGCAGCCGGCTGCGGTCCCTCGTGGCCCGGCTGAGCGACGCCGATCTCGCCCGTCCCATGCCCGCGGGCTGGACGGTCGCCGCGGTCCTCGCTCACCTGGCCTTCTGGGACCAGCGAATCCTGGTCTTGCTCGAGCAGTGGGAGCACTCTCCATCCGCCAGCCCTCCCCTCGAGAACGCTGCGGATGTCGACTGGATCAATGACGCGACGAAACCGCTTTTCCTCGCATTGACCCCACGCCGGGCCGCCGAGGTCGCCGTGGGCATCGCCGAGGCAGTGGATCGGAAGGTGGCCGCGTTGTCAGACGACTTCCTCGCGCGGAACAAGGCGGCGGGCAGCCCGCTCAACATGGTTCGCGCCGAGCATCGCCGGGAGCACCTTCAGGAGATCGAGCAGATCTTCGGCTGA
- a CDS encoding aconitase family protein, translating to MGTLTEEDAVPTMFEKIWSRHVVAEGPGGQTLLYVDRHLLHDGSPEAFRRLRKAGRTVRRPGELVATADHYVPTGAGSEASANEEIRGMVEALARTSRELGITQFGPGDVRQGIVHVIWPEQGLTQPGIVLVCGDSHTATHGAFGALAFGIGSTEVEHVLATQCLWQRKPKVMRITVNGARPFGVAAKDVILAIIAKIGAAGGVGHAIEYAGPAIRAMSMEERMTVPGW from the coding sequence ATGGGAACGCTGACTGAGGAGGATGCCGTGCCCACCATGTTCGAGAAGATCTGGAGCCGGCACGTCGTGGCCGAGGGGCCGGGCGGCCAGACGCTCCTCTACGTCGATCGTCATCTGCTGCACGACGGCTCGCCGGAAGCCTTCCGCCGCCTCCGCAAGGCCGGACGCACCGTGCGCAGGCCGGGCGAGCTGGTGGCCACGGCCGACCACTACGTGCCCACGGGGGCGGGGTCGGAGGCCTCAGCCAACGAGGAGATCCGCGGCATGGTCGAGGCCCTCGCCCGCACCTCGCGCGAGCTCGGCATCACGCAGTTCGGACCCGGTGATGTCCGCCAAGGCATCGTGCACGTCATCTGGCCCGAGCAAGGACTGACGCAGCCGGGCATCGTCCTCGTGTGCGGTGATTCCCACACGGCGACCCACGGCGCCTTCGGCGCTCTCGCCTTCGGCATCGGCTCGACGGAGGTCGAGCACGTCCTGGCCACGCAATGCCTCTGGCAGAGGAAGCCCAAGGTGATGCGGATCACCGTCAACGGCGCGCGCCCATTCGGCGTCGCGGCCAAGGACGTGATCCTCGCCATCATCGCCAAGATCGGCGCCGCCGGTGGCGTCGGGCATGCCATCGAGTACGCGGGGCCGGCGATTCGCGCCATGTCCATGGAAGAGCGGATGACCGTCCCTGGCTGGTGA